A window of Syntrophorhabdaceae bacterium contains these coding sequences:
- a CDS encoding acyltransferase, producing the protein MGKILNQRFEEIKVIVDKGINAKGTVEILKVLDAPPYIRELVEELELYSELLPLGREHPFTAEQRYLHFLWDTFDKLPICLFVNFAILFRRLIAEHLFKRCGTGFIAEENLRFNFGQNIEIGDSAFFNRNVFIDSKGGVAIGNYVGLAEDVRIFTHTHSEASHIVREYHPVVIKDYAMVYTGAVILPGVTIGEQAIVASHAMVTADVPPNTVVAGMPATVIRERKTEGRTGEDLDHLWLY; encoded by the coding sequence ATGGGTAAAATACTTAACCAAAGATTCGAAGAGATCAAGGTTATCGTCGATAAAGGCATCAATGCGAAAGGGACGGTTGAGATCCTGAAGGTTCTCGACGCGCCTCCCTATATCCGCGAACTTGTTGAAGAGCTTGAACTCTACAGCGAACTCCTTCCCCTGGGGCGTGAACACCCCTTCACGGCAGAGCAGCGCTACCTCCATTTCCTCTGGGACACATTTGACAAACTCCCTATATGCCTCTTTGTCAACTTCGCGATCCTTTTCAGGAGACTCATCGCTGAACATCTCTTCAAGAGATGCGGCACAGGGTTCATCGCCGAGGAAAATCTCAGATTCAACTTTGGTCAGAATATCGAGATCGGTGATTCTGCCTTTTTCAACCGCAATGTCTTCATTGATTCCAAGGGAGGGGTCGCTATCGGCAATTACGTTGGGCTTGCAGAAGACGTGAGGATCTTCACCCATACCCACTCGGAGGCATCCCACATCGTCAGAGAGTATCACCCCGTAGTGATCAAAGATTACGCAATGGTCTACACCGGTGCGGTGATACTGCCCGGAGTAACCATAGGCGAGCAGGCCATCGTCGCCTCTCATGCAATGGTCACGGCTGACGTCCCCCCGAATACCGTTGTCGCAGGGATGCCGGCAACAGTGATCAGGGAGAGGAAGACAGAGGGCAGGACAGGGGAAGACTTAGACCATCTCTGGCTCTACTAA
- a CDS encoding DUF3343 domain-containing protein — MIYFLLFFTIHDVLKAEKALKGHNVEIELVPVPRNLSSDCGMCIKLKGDLEGVKPYIDDTGMDKCVSYDGKEYKLIADSS; from the coding sequence ATGATTTACTTCTTACTTTTTTTTACCATCCATGACGTTCTGAAGGCTGAGAAGGCATTGAAGGGACACAATGTTGAGATCGAGCTTGTTCCTGTCCCGAGGAACTTAAGTTCAGACTGCGGGATGTGCATAAAATTGAAAGGCGACCTGGAGGGCGTAAAGCCTTATATCGACGATACCGGGATGGACAAATGCGTTTCCTATGACGGGAAAGAATATAAGCTCATAGCTGACAGCTCGTAG
- a CDS encoding aminotransferase class V-fold PLP-dependent enzyme, with amino-acid sequence MIYLDNAATSFPKPKETIDFLNDFVLNVGGNPGRSGHTLSVDAARFIFEAREKLADLFNVSDSERILFTQNGTESLNLAILGLLKQNDHVITTSLEHNSVMRPLTFLEKEKGIRLSVVQCAHNGKLDAEDIKRLVRKETKAVIINHGSNVIGTVQPVGEIKRVIGEITLIVDACQTVGSFPVDIAADNIDILCFSCHKSLYGIQGLGAIYIRNGIELMPLKFGGTGSRSESIEQPLFLPDRYESGTPNTPGIAALLGGLSFIERTGIGTIIKRKQDLRRSIIDELSDIPQVVVYGNKDDNSQLPIISFNIEDKLPSEVGYELNKQAIYTRVGLHCSPVAHRTIGTFPEGTVRVAPGYFTTDEDVAVFIEAVREIAKRP; translated from the coding sequence ATGATCTACCTTGATAATGCGGCGACTTCATTCCCGAAGCCGAAAGAGACGATAGACTTTCTCAACGACTTTGTCCTTAATGTCGGCGGCAATCCCGGCAGGAGCGGACATACCCTTTCCGTTGATGCGGCAAGATTCATCTTTGAGGCACGGGAAAAACTTGCAGACCTGTTCAACGTCAGCGATTCGGAACGGATTCTCTTTACCCAGAACGGGACCGAGTCATTAAATCTTGCCATCCTTGGTCTCCTGAAGCAAAATGACCATGTTATTACAACCTCGTTGGAACATAATTCGGTGATGCGGCCCCTTACGTTTCTTGAAAAAGAGAAAGGCATCCGCCTCTCTGTTGTCCAATGTGCGCACAATGGCAAACTCGACGCGGAGGATATAAAGAGGCTCGTCCGCAAGGAAACAAAGGCAGTGATCATCAACCATGGATCTAACGTAATCGGCACGGTCCAACCGGTTGGCGAGATAAAAAGGGTTATCGGAGAGATTACCCTCATCGTCGATGCCTGCCAGACAGTAGGCTCATTTCCAGTTGATATCGCAGCAGACAATATCGATATACTCTGCTTCTCCTGCCATAAGTCGCTCTATGGTATTCAGGGCCTTGGCGCCATTTATATACGGAACGGAATAGAGCTTATGCCGCTGAAATTCGGCGGTACGGGAAGCAGGTCGGAGTCTATTGAACAGCCTTTGTTTCTGCCTGACCGGTACGAGTCCGGCACGCCCAACACGCCGGGGATTGCAGCGCTCCTCGGCGGTTTAAGCTTTATAGAAAGGACCGGTATCGGAACGATCATCAAAAGAAAACAGGATTTGAGGCGATCTATTATTGACGAATTATCAGATATCCCGCAGGTTGTCGTATACGGCAATAAGGATGATAATAGCCAGTTACCCATCATATCCTTCAACATCGAGGACAAATTGCCGTCTGAAGTAGGCTACGAGCTCAATAAACAGGCGATATACACGCGGGTAGGTCTGCACTGCTCACCTGTGGCGCACAGAACGATAGGGACCTTTCCGGAAGGCACAGTGAGGGTCGCGCCCGGGTACTTTACAACAGACGAAGACGTCGCTGTATTCATTGAAGCGGTACGGGAAATAGCCAAACGTCCGTGA
- a CDS encoding DUF362 domain-containing protein yields the protein MEKVLLQACDRYDQERLKDFFVKGLQALGLRIDKQAVLLKPNLLSGKAPEKAVTTHPEFIRALTEILLDYGCQITIGDSPGYEKTKKVLVNCRIMDIIEYYGLTISPFNRKLIKVIDGISPYKRFTLGEDPKDYDLVVNLPKLKTHAMMGLTLGVKNTFGFIHSFEKARWHLRAGQDRMLFASALIDIHTIVSPHLTILDGILGMDGDGPSNGRPRNLGVVAMSRSAFVLDDAIEKLVQPGYPLPITALAREHGLIKSYETVTYGAPVIKDFRMPGTMATDWSIPQPIKTLLKNAFVKKPKIISAACKRCGVCVKVCPAGALSTRPDEPPVFDYKRCIRCYCCQEMCPEGAIRI from the coding sequence TTGGAAAAGGTACTTCTGCAGGCATGTGACCGCTATGACCAGGAGAGGCTGAAAGATTTTTTTGTAAAAGGCCTTCAGGCCCTCGGGCTCCGCATCGATAAGCAGGCGGTCCTTCTGAAGCCCAATCTTCTGAGCGGCAAAGCGCCTGAAAAGGCAGTCACCACCCACCCTGAATTCATCAGGGCACTAACCGAAATACTTCTTGATTACGGGTGTCAAATCACGATCGGAGATAGTCCCGGCTATGAAAAAACTAAAAAAGTCCTTGTAAATTGTAGAATTATGGATATTATTGAATACTATGGTTTAACTATATCTCCTTTCAATCGGAAACTAATAAAGGTTATTGATGGAATATCGCCATATAAGCGGTTCACTCTTGGCGAGGACCCAAAGGATTATGATCTTGTCGTCAACCTTCCAAAGCTTAAGACGCACGCGATGATGGGCTTGACACTGGGGGTGAAAAACACCTTTGGCTTCATACATTCCTTTGAAAAAGCACGGTGGCATCTGAGGGCAGGACAGGACAGGATGCTTTTTGCTTCAGCCCTCATCGATATCCACACCATAGTCAGCCCCCACCTGACGATCCTTGACGGGATCCTCGGCATGGACGGAGACGGTCCATCGAACGGAAGACCGCGGAATCTTGGGGTCGTTGCCATGAGCAGGAGCGCCTTCGTTCTCGACGACGCCATTGAGAAGCTCGTCCAGCCAGGCTACCCCCTCCCCATCACGGCGCTTGCCAGAGAGCATGGCCTCATCAAAAGCTATGAGACGGTTACTTATGGGGCCCCCGTGATCAAAGATTTCAGGATGCCCGGCACCATGGCTACCGATTGGAGCATCCCGCAGCCCATCAAAACACTTCTCAAGAACGCATTCGTCAAAAAACCAAAGATCATAAGTGCGGCCTGTAAACGATGCGGCGTTTGTGTAAAGGTGTGCCCTGCAGGGGCGCTGTCAACACGGCCGGATGAACCGCCTGTGTTTGACTACAAAAGGTGCATTCGTTGTTACTGCTGCCAGGAGATGTGTCCGGAAGGGGCCATCAGGATTTAA